The following are from one region of the Nymphaea colorata isolate Beijing-Zhang1983 chromosome 7, ASM883128v2, whole genome shotgun sequence genome:
- the LOC116258005 gene encoding GDP-L-galactose phosphorylase 2-like isoform X1, with product MLSIKRVPTVVSNYQEGCGRNCLGKCCLLGAKFPRYTYRGEKGRKYVENDGLSDRTGEMSLFDTLLMGEWEDRMSRGLFRYDVTACETKVIPGKYGFIAQLNEGRHLKKRPTEFRVDRVLQPFDPSKFNFTRVGQEEVLFRFEEDTGSEDHHAIQFFLNPHVSASASPSVIAINVSPIEYGHVLLIPRIFDCLPQKMDKQSLLLALHMAAEAANPFFRVGYNSLGAFATINHLHFQAYYFNMPFPVEKVPTRRLSGKSKNGVEVHELLNYPVRGLVFQGGDTLQNICNQVSLCCIYLQENNVPFNLLISDSGKRVFLFPQCYAEKQALGGVSQELLETQVNPAVWEISGHMVLKRKQDYEDASEEYAWKLLAEVSLSQERFEEVKSSVMEAAFGDSDDTLAIEASEETESMCLLKEVAANGVPGMASDEKGCLVHQ from the exons ATGCTGAGCATCAAGCGGGTTCCGACTGTGGTGTCGAATTACCAGGAGGGTTGCGGGAGGAATTGTCTTGGGAAATGCTGCCTCTTAG GAGCGAAGTTTCCTCGGTATACTTATAGGGGAGAGAAAGGCAGGAAGTATGTGGAGAACGACGGCCTCTCAGACAGGACCGGCGAGATGTCCCTGTTCGACACTCTTCTGATGGGAGAG TGGGAAGATCGGATGAGCAGAGGCCTTTTTAGATATGATGTCACTGCTTGCGAGACGAAG GTGATACCTGGCAAGTATGGCTTTATTGCACAGTTGAATGAGGGGCGTCATCTTAAGAAAAGGCCAACGGAGTTCAGAGTTGACAGGGTCCTGCAACCATTTGATCCCAGTAAGTTCAATTTCACTAGGGTGGGACAAGAAGAGGTGCTCTTCCGCTTTGAAGAAGATACTGGAAGTGAAGATCATCATGCAATACAGTTCTTCCTCAACCCTCATGTATCTGCTTCTGCGAGTCCAAGTGTGATAGCGATTAAT GTTAGTCCAATAGAATATGGACATGTGCTGCTTATTCCCCGTATCTTTGATTGCCTCCCTCAAAAGATGGATAAGCAGAGTCTGTTACTTGCACTCCACATGGCTGCAGAGGCAGCAAATCCGTTCTTTAGAGTGGGTTACAATAGCTTGGGTGCTTTTGCCACCATCAATCATCTTCACTTTCAG GCTTACTATTTCAATATGCCTTTTCCTGTTGAGAAAGTACCAACCAGGAGGCTCTCTGGGAAATCCAAGAATGGTGTTGAGGTGCATGAGCTCCTCAACTATCCAGTTAGGGGCTTAGTTTTCCAAGGTGGAGACACTCtgcaaaacatttgcaaccaagtATCTTTATGCTGCATTTATCTTCAGGAAAACAACGTCCCGTTTAATCTCCTGATCTCAGACTCTGGCAAGCGTGTTTTCCTCTTCCCTCAG TGCTATGCTGAGAAGCAAGCATTAGGAGGGGTCAGTCAGGAGTTACTGGAGACTCAGGTGAATCCTGCTGTCTGGGAGATCAGTGGCCACATGGTGCTCAAGCGGAAACAGGACTATGAAGATGCATCTGAAGAATATGCATGGAAGCTGCTTGCTGAAGTCTCCCTGTCACAAGAGAGATTCGAAGAGGTAAAGTCGTCTGTTATGGAAGCAGCATTTGGAGACAGTGATGACACTCTGGCAATTGAAGCGTCTGAAGAAACAGAAAGTATGTGCTTGCTCAAGGAAGTTGCAGCCAATGGGGTGCCTGGCATGGCAAGTGACGAGAAAGGGTGCCTTGTGCATCAGTAA
- the LOC116258005 gene encoding GDP-L-galactose phosphorylase 2-like isoform X2 produces MSLFDTLLMGEWEDRMSRGLFRYDVTACETKVIPGKYGFIAQLNEGRHLKKRPTEFRVDRVLQPFDPSKFNFTRVGQEEVLFRFEEDTGSEDHHAIQFFLNPHVSASASPSVIAINVSPIEYGHVLLIPRIFDCLPQKMDKQSLLLALHMAAEAANPFFRVGYNSLGAFATINHLHFQAYYFNMPFPVEKVPTRRLSGKSKNGVEVHELLNYPVRGLVFQGGDTLQNICNQVSLCCIYLQENNVPFNLLISDSGKRVFLFPQCYAEKQALGGVSQELLETQVNPAVWEISGHMVLKRKQDYEDASEEYAWKLLAEVSLSQERFEEVKSSVMEAAFGDSDDTLAIEASEETESMCLLKEVAANGVPGMASDEKGCLVHQ; encoded by the exons ATGTCCCTGTTCGACACTCTTCTGATGGGAGAG TGGGAAGATCGGATGAGCAGAGGCCTTTTTAGATATGATGTCACTGCTTGCGAGACGAAG GTGATACCTGGCAAGTATGGCTTTATTGCACAGTTGAATGAGGGGCGTCATCTTAAGAAAAGGCCAACGGAGTTCAGAGTTGACAGGGTCCTGCAACCATTTGATCCCAGTAAGTTCAATTTCACTAGGGTGGGACAAGAAGAGGTGCTCTTCCGCTTTGAAGAAGATACTGGAAGTGAAGATCATCATGCAATACAGTTCTTCCTCAACCCTCATGTATCTGCTTCTGCGAGTCCAAGTGTGATAGCGATTAAT GTTAGTCCAATAGAATATGGACATGTGCTGCTTATTCCCCGTATCTTTGATTGCCTCCCTCAAAAGATGGATAAGCAGAGTCTGTTACTTGCACTCCACATGGCTGCAGAGGCAGCAAATCCGTTCTTTAGAGTGGGTTACAATAGCTTGGGTGCTTTTGCCACCATCAATCATCTTCACTTTCAG GCTTACTATTTCAATATGCCTTTTCCTGTTGAGAAAGTACCAACCAGGAGGCTCTCTGGGAAATCCAAGAATGGTGTTGAGGTGCATGAGCTCCTCAACTATCCAGTTAGGGGCTTAGTTTTCCAAGGTGGAGACACTCtgcaaaacatttgcaaccaagtATCTTTATGCTGCATTTATCTTCAGGAAAACAACGTCCCGTTTAATCTCCTGATCTCAGACTCTGGCAAGCGTGTTTTCCTCTTCCCTCAG TGCTATGCTGAGAAGCAAGCATTAGGAGGGGTCAGTCAGGAGTTACTGGAGACTCAGGTGAATCCTGCTGTCTGGGAGATCAGTGGCCACATGGTGCTCAAGCGGAAACAGGACTATGAAGATGCATCTGAAGAATATGCATGGAAGCTGCTTGCTGAAGTCTCCCTGTCACAAGAGAGATTCGAAGAGGTAAAGTCGTCTGTTATGGAAGCAGCATTTGGAGACAGTGATGACACTCTGGCAATTGAAGCGTCTGAAGAAACAGAAAGTATGTGCTTGCTCAAGGAAGTTGCAGCCAATGGGGTGCCTGGCATGGCAAGTGACGAGAAAGGGTGCCTTGTGCATCAGTAA